In Ostrea edulis chromosome 6, xbOstEdul1.1, whole genome shotgun sequence, a single window of DNA contains:
- the LOC125647485 gene encoding vitamin D3 receptor-like isoform X1 codes for MSKRDMSVGTDFDFDTSHFEESYTPPKKKKSEYPYIPKGTPLQLPPCRVCSGKASGIHYGVNSCEACKGFFRRYLLRKEPYKCNHGGNCEITDRHRGNCSACRMRKCLDLGMSKEGIRQGRYTLTERTKAIMEVKRLQNPELDFDQKAFDMVSAAVSQKNAERAQRLSVEDPLSCILIPTSPDCNRQQALSDISDDRSLADRLLDFSGFNTHNVSDELTDLLNPDYFFSEEMEIPSSVNMLSLDSSPCSNASPEVEIQLDLYDNVIDNLVGALNDMLPHSSQFTDEEIYAILKEGYDKYHLKAQVFGPLNALSPDEYNSVYEKTKIDVDGRKQHLQFNKGTLEKMIKKYVDFSHTIPCFSDLPAQDQATLLKASRFEFFMLLEYRSLNPDLEMIQTYSGEVFHLNEACIYVPREMMKSWLEFTRTIRKLELTNKELAVTLAVALTFRDRSTLSKPDRVEEIQDGMIAMLIRLFEQRLKSESKRRFCQIIDMFIKFRELSEGYMKCYQTIRSDRFLQDDVPETLKFLFDGW; via the exons ATGAGCAAACGAGACATGAGCGTCGGAACCGACTTTGATTTCGATACCAGTCATTTTGAAGAGTCCTATACTCCACCTAAGAAGAAAAAGTCGGAGTACCCGTATATTCCTAAAGGAACTCCTCTGCAACTTCCACCATGTCGCGTCTGTAGCGGGAAAGCGTCAGGGATACATTACGGCGTCAACAGTTGTGAGGCATGCAAG GGTTTCTTCAGGCGATATCTTCTTCGAAAAGAGCCGTATAAGTGCAATCATGGCGGGAATTGTGAAATAACGGATCGTCACCGGGGCAACTGTTCAGCGTGTCGGATGAGGAAGTGTCTGGATTTAGGAATGTCAAAAGAAG GAATTCGACAGGGAAGATACACTCTCACTGAGAGAACAAAGGCCATCATGGAAGTAAAACGTTTACAGAACCCAGAATTGGACTTCGACCAAAAAGCCTTCGATATGGTCAGTGCAGCTGTATCTCAGAAAAATGCGGAGAGGGCTCAGAGATTGTCTGTTGAAGATCCACTGTCTTGCATTCTGATTCCAACTTCTCCGGACTGCAATAGACAGCAAGCGCTGTCTGATATCTCGGATGACCGATCGCTGGCAGACCGACTGTTGGATTTTTCTGGCTTCAATACGCACAATGTTTCGGACGAACTTACTGATCTGCTTAATCCGGACTATTTCTTTAGTGAGGAAATGGAGATTCCCAGTTCGGTGAACATGCTGTCGTTGGACTCTAGTCCCTGTTCTAATGCTTCACCGGAAGTAGAGATTCAACTTGATTTATATGACAACGTTATAGATAACTTAGTGGGAGCATTAAATGACATGCTTCCACATTCCAGTCAGTTTACGGACGAAGAAATCTATGCCATCCTAAAAGAAGGTTAC GACAAATATCACTTGAAAGCTCAAGTTTTTGGTCCTTTGAATGCTCTATCCCCCGATGAATACAACTCAGTATATGAAAAGACGAAAATAGACGTAGATGGAAGAAAGCAGCATTTACAATTCAACAAAGGAACATTAGAAAAGATGATAAAGAAATACGTCGATTTTTCACACACCATTCCATGCTTTTCAGATCTTCCTGCGCAAGACCAGGCAACACTGCTAAAAG CATCTAGATTCGAGTTTTTCATGCTTTTGGAGTATCGGTCCCTCAATCCCGACCTTGAAATGATTCAGACCTATTCTGGGGAGGTATTTCACTTGAACGAAGCATGCATATATGTACCTCGAGAAATGATGAAATCGTGGCTTGAGTTTACGCGCACCATCAGGAAACTAGAATTGACCAATAAGGAACTAGCCGTGACGCTTGCCGTGGCCCTGACCTTCAGGG ATCGAAGCACACTGTCCAAACCTGATCGCGTGGAGGAAATTCAAGATGGAATGATTGCCATGCTGATTCGTCTATTTGAGCAGCGTCTTAAAAGTGAATCCAAACGACGGTTTTGTCAAATCATAGACATGTTTATAAAATTCCGAGAGTTAAGTGAGGGGTATATGAAGTGTTATCAAACAATACGTAGTGACAGGTTTCTTCAAGACGATGTACCGGAAACGTTGAAATTTCTTTTTGACGGATGGTGA
- the LOC125647485 gene encoding vitamin D3 receptor-like isoform X2, translating into MSKRDMSVGTDFDFDTSHFEESYTPPKKKKSEYPYIPKGTPLQLPPCRVCSGKASGIHYGVNSCEACKGFFRRYLLRKEPYKCNHGGNCEITDRHRGNCSACRMRKCLDLGMSKEGIRQGRYTLTERTKAIMEVKRLQNPELDFDQKAFDMVSAAVSQKNAERAQRLSVEDPLSCILIPTSPDCNRQQALSDISDDRSLADRLLDFSGFNTHNVSDELTDLLNPDYFFSEEMEIPSSVNMLSLDSSPCSNASPEVEIQLDLYDNVIDNLVGALNDMLPHSSQFTDEEIYAILKEGYDKYHLKAQVFGPLNALSPDEYNSVYEKTKIDVDGRKQHLQFNKGTLEKMIKKYVDFSHTIPCFSDLPAQDQATLLKASRFEFFMLLEYRSLNPDLEMIQTYSGEVFHLNEACIYVPREMMKSWLEFTRTIRKLELTNKELAVTLAVALTFRDRCRLEQPSFLEQIQDNLVRMLCYLLEDHHGDEFMMTFSRIISMLTGLRGLTENYLLQFKTICSDKFIKREMPELLGFLFDE; encoded by the exons ATGAGCAAACGAGACATGAGCGTCGGAACCGACTTTGATTTCGATACCAGTCATTTTGAAGAGTCCTATACTCCACCTAAGAAGAAAAAGTCGGAGTACCCGTATATTCCTAAAGGAACTCCTCTGCAACTTCCACCATGTCGCGTCTGTAGCGGGAAAGCGTCAGGGATACATTACGGCGTCAACAGTTGTGAGGCATGCAAG GGTTTCTTCAGGCGATATCTTCTTCGAAAAGAGCCGTATAAGTGCAATCATGGCGGGAATTGTGAAATAACGGATCGTCACCGGGGCAACTGTTCAGCGTGTCGGATGAGGAAGTGTCTGGATTTAGGAATGTCAAAAGAAG GAATTCGACAGGGAAGATACACTCTCACTGAGAGAACAAAGGCCATCATGGAAGTAAAACGTTTACAGAACCCAGAATTGGACTTCGACCAAAAAGCCTTCGATATGGTCAGTGCAGCTGTATCTCAGAAAAATGCGGAGAGGGCTCAGAGATTGTCTGTTGAAGATCCACTGTCTTGCATTCTGATTCCAACTTCTCCGGACTGCAATAGACAGCAAGCGCTGTCTGATATCTCGGATGACCGATCGCTGGCAGACCGACTGTTGGATTTTTCTGGCTTCAATACGCACAATGTTTCGGACGAACTTACTGATCTGCTTAATCCGGACTATTTCTTTAGTGAGGAAATGGAGATTCCCAGTTCGGTGAACATGCTGTCGTTGGACTCTAGTCCCTGTTCTAATGCTTCACCGGAAGTAGAGATTCAACTTGATTTATATGACAACGTTATAGATAACTTAGTGGGAGCATTAAATGACATGCTTCCACATTCCAGTCAGTTTACGGACGAAGAAATCTATGCCATCCTAAAAGAAGGTTAC GACAAATATCACTTGAAAGCTCAAGTTTTTGGTCCTTTGAATGCTCTATCCCCCGATGAATACAACTCAGTATATGAAAAGACGAAAATAGACGTAGATGGAAGAAAGCAGCATTTACAATTCAACAAAGGAACATTAGAAAAGATGATAAAGAAATACGTCGATTTTTCACACACCATTCCATGCTTTTCAGATCTTCCTGCGCAAGACCAGGCAACACTGCTAAAAG CATCTAGATTCGAGTTTTTCATGCTTTTGGAGTATCGGTCCCTCAATCCCGACCTTGAAATGATTCAGACCTATTCTGGGGAGGTATTTCACTTGAACGAAGCATGCATATATGTACCTCGAGAAATGATGAAATCGTGGCTTGAGTTTACGCGCACCATCAGGAAACTAGAATTGACCAATAAGGAACTAGCCGTGACGCTTGCCGTGGCCCTGACCTTCAGGG ACCGCTGTAGGTTAGAGCAGCCATCTTTCCTTGAGCAAATTCAAGATAACTTGGTGCGCATGCTCTGTTACCTATTGGAGGATCACCATGGAGACGAATTCATGATGACATTTTCACGAATTATTAGCATGTTGACAGGCCTGCGAGGCCTGACAGAGAATTACTTACTGCAGTTCAAGACAATTTGTTCAGACAAGTTCATCAAGCGAGAAATGCCCGAActtcttggttttctttttgaTGAATGA